From one Gimesia sp. genomic stretch:
- a CDS encoding TIGR02452 family protein, which translates to MSSRTGRANLAKTTLQVMDVGRYVNPQGESVSIAEEMETCNAASEYFAPTELERLRAEVVSALCPYAETRFELENETTLEGAHALALRGNAGRIGVLNFASAKNPGGGFLGGSQAQEESLARSSGLYGSLNLFHSEYYEAHRNQKDAFYSDRMIYSPDCPVFRDDAGAFLDASYQVDFLTSPAPNAGAIQKNRPLMVAEIPGTLQARMDKVLALFASKGCATLVLGAWGCGVFRNCPAMVAASFAEFLKPGGPYHGRFELVRFSVLDRAEGLPIYGAFAECFGCAKAAKM; encoded by the coding sequence GACGTGCCAATCTGGCGAAGACGACATTGCAGGTGATGGATGTAGGACGGTATGTGAATCCGCAGGGGGAATCGGTATCGATTGCCGAGGAGATGGAAACCTGTAACGCGGCTTCCGAATATTTTGCTCCTACAGAACTGGAGCGGTTGCGGGCAGAAGTGGTATCTGCCCTCTGCCCTTATGCTGAGACCCGGTTTGAGCTGGAGAATGAGACGACCCTGGAAGGGGCGCATGCGCTGGCACTCAGGGGAAATGCAGGCCGGATCGGTGTGTTGAATTTTGCGTCCGCGAAGAATCCGGGCGGTGGATTTCTGGGAGGCAGCCAGGCTCAGGAAGAGAGCCTGGCACGGAGTTCCGGCCTGTATGGCTCACTGAACCTGTTTCATAGCGAATACTACGAGGCTCATCGGAACCAGAAAGATGCGTTTTATTCGGACCGGATGATTTACTCACCCGACTGTCCAGTCTTCCGGGACGATGCGGGCGCGTTTCTGGACGCGAGTTACCAGGTGGATTTTCTGACGAGTCCGGCACCGAATGCGGGGGCGATTCAGAAAAATCGTCCGTTGATGGTCGCGGAGATTCCCGGAACTCTGCAGGCACGGATGGATAAGGTACTCGCATTGTTCGCCAGCAAAGGCTGTGCAACCCTTGTGTTGGGGGCTTGGGGCTGTGGTGTGTTCCGCAACTGCCCCGCGATGGTCGCTGCGAGTTTTGCGGAGTTCCTGAAGCCCGGCGGTCCTTACCATGGACGGTTTGAACTGGTACGGTTCTCGGTACTGGACCGGGCCGAAGGACTGCCGATCTATGGGGCTTTCG